A region of Carassius auratus strain Wakin chromosome 23, ASM336829v1, whole genome shotgun sequence DNA encodes the following proteins:
- the LOC113041600 gene encoding nuclear factor 7, brain-like: MASSGDPLNEELQCSICLDVFNDPVTTPCGHNFCRTCLNKCWKTNPRCFCPNCNAIFNKRPHLKINTTLREVVQHFKEKLKLETPEVFCDICDERKQKALKTCLVCQSSYCEAHLKPHHRVPRLKKHTLIDAVENLEHYICQKHERPLELFCRDDQMCVCLSCTEGDHRNHSTVPIKEESQEKKNQIVKRQTYLQQMIEERMKKTQEIMLSVEMRKKEKSTSDELFTDLSRSFESFKSELLDKMEKQQKSTEKQAKDLIKELQQEISELKKRHIELEQLSKTEDDLHLLQMYSSICTSIQHKNWTEISTDFNMNVCTLNKALIQLKEFEIAHKSLGQTVLKMMQQYAVDVTLDPDTAYPELILSKDGKQVLHGNVKQSLPNYPKRFDSCLDILGKEAFSSGKFYFEVQVKGKTEWDLGVARESINRKGKVRLSPEDGCWTLVLRNENQYKACENPCVSLSQRETLEKVGVFVDYKEGLVSFYDVESSSHIYSFTGQSFTDKLYPFLSPCYNDEGKNSSPLIISPVLSNK; the protein is encoded by the exons ATGGCATCCTCCGGTGATCCACTAAATGAGGAGCTCCAGTGCTCCATCTGTCTGGATGTGTTCAATGATCCGGTCACCactccatgtggacacaacttctgcaGAACCTGCCTGAACAAATGCTGGAAAACCAATCCACGCTGTTTCTGCCCAAATTGTAATGCAATATTCAACAAAAGACCTCATCTCAAGATTAATACAACACTCAGAGAGGTTGTACAACACTTTAAGGAGAAGCTTAAACTAGAAACACCTGAGGTGTTCTGTGACATCTGCGATGAAAGAAAGCAGAAAGCCCTTAAGACCTGCTTGGTGTGTCAAAGCTCTTACTGTGAAGCTCACCTGAAACCTCATCACAGAGTCCCACGTCTAAAGAAACACACACTGATCGATGCTGTGGAGAATCTGGAGCATTATATATGCCAGAAACACGAGAGACCATTGGAGTTGTTCTGCAGAGATgaccagatgtgtgtgtgtctgtcctgcACTGAAGGTGACCACAGAAATCACAGCACTGTTCCTATAAAGGAGGAGAGTCAAGAGAAGAAG AATCAGATCGTTAAGAGACAGACATATTTGCAGCAGATGATCGAGGAGAGAATGAAGAAGACTCAAGAGATCATGCTCTCAGTAGAGATGAGAAAG AAAGAGAAATCAACCAGTGATGAGCTCTTCACTGATCTAAGCCGCTCCTTTGAGAGTTTTAAGTCTGAGCTGCTGGACAAAATGGAGAAGCAGCAGAAATCAACAGAGAAACAGGCCAAAGATCTTATTAAAGAGCTGCAGCAGGAAATCTCTGAGCTAAAGAAGAGACACATTGAGCTGGAACAGCTCTCAAAGACTGAGGATGATCTCCACCTCCTACAG ATGTACTCATCCATTTGCACTTCTATACAACATAAAAACTGGACAGAGATCAGTACTGACTTTAATATGAATGTGTGCACTCTCAATAAAGCTCTAATTCAGCTGAAGGAATTTGAAATTGCACATAAAAGTCTTGGCCAAACTG TGTTGAAGATGATGCAGCAGTATGCAG TGGACGTGACTCTAGATCCCGATACAGCTTATCCTGAACTCATCTTGTCTAAGGATGGAAAACAGGTCCTTCATGGAAACGTTAAACAGAGCCTTCCTAACTATCCAAAGAGATTTGATTCATGTTTAGATATTCTGGGAAAAGAGGCTTTCTCTTCAGGgaaattttattttgaggtgcaggtgaaggGCAAGACTGAGTGGGATTTAGGAGTGGCCAGAGAATCCATCAATAGGAAGGGGAAGGTCAGACTGAGTCCTGAGGATGGATGCTGGACTTTGGTTCTGAGGAATGAGAATCAATATAAAGCTTGTGAAAATCCCTGTGTCTCTTTGTCTCAGAGAGAGACGCTTGAGAAGGTTGGTGTGTTTGTGGATTACAAGGAGGGTCTGGTTTCTTTTTATGACGTAGAGTCCAGCTCTCATATCTACTCTTTCACTGGTCAGTCTTTCACTGACAAACTCTATCCATTCCTCAGCCCATGTTATAATGATGAAGGTAAAAACTCAAGCCCACTGATCATTTCACCTGtcctttcaaataaatga
- the LOC113041602 gene encoding gastrula zinc finger protein XlCGF8.2DB-like isoform X1, with product MDRDKKLSREAMEKVSVGVTESVLSIRDQRSRNTHDSETSLSLLCYTDTQESHESTDQISAESLGSDGNAEEEQTALKKTCTVNLEDCRNLAKMKRETTADEERSDDDDVFIPSDLKEESEVLSEVEEMHQRQKPHEVLSEETSSTGHECGTSLVQEGQKPYKCPQCGRSFSQREQLEMHMNVHTGEKPFACHECGKSFTRQGSLNVHMRVHTGEKPFLCPQCGKSFSIKLYLKNHLKIHTGEKPYTCTECGRIFSQRGHLDTHMRSHTGEKPYSCQECGKSFTRQGRLNIHMRTHTGEKPFTCPECEKSFIGKHYLKDHLKVHTGEKPYTCTQCGKSFAHKGILNVHMRVHTGEKPYTCHECGKSFTRAESVKEHQLRIHSREKSNCDQ from the exons ATGGATAGAGACAAAAAACTGAGCAGAGAG GCGATGGAAAAGGTTTCAGTGGGTGTGACTGAGTCAGTCTTGAGCATTAGAGATCAGAGATCCAGAAACACACATGACTCAGAGACCAGCCTCAGTTTACTTTGTTACACTGACACTCAAGAGAGTCATGAATCCACTGATCAGATCTCTGCAGAGTCTTTGGGTTCAGACGGTAATGCTGAAGAAGAGCAGACAGCACTTAAGAAGACATGCACAGTGAATCTGGAGGACTGCAGGAACCTAGCGAAGATGAAAAGAGAAACCACAGCTGATGAAGAACGgagcgatgatgatgatgtttttattccaTCAG ACTTAAAAGAGGAAAGTGAAGTGCTGAGTGAAGTGGAGGAGATGCATCAGCGTCAGAAACCTCATGAGGTTTTAAGTGAAGAAACGTCTTCCACAGGCCATGAATGTGGAACGAGTTTAGTTCAGGAAGGTCAAAAACCATACaaatgccctcagtgtggaaggaGTTTTTCACAAAGAGAACAGCTTGAAATGCATATGAAcgttcacaccggagagaaaccttttGCCTGCCAtgaatgtggaaagagtttcacacgtCAAGGAAGCCTTAATGTGCACATGAGAGtccatactggagagaaacctttcctGTGCcctcaatgtggaaagagtttcagtatTAAACTATATCTTAAGAATCACCTGAaaattcatactggagagaagccgtacacATGCACCGAGTGTGGGAGGATTTTCTCACAAAGAGGACACCTTGACACGCACATGAGAtctcacaccggagagaaaccttatTCGTGCCaagagtgtggaaagagtttcacacgcCAAGGAAGACTTAATATTCACATGAgaactcacactggagagaagccgttcaCGTGCCCTGAGTGTGAGAAGAGTTTCATTGGTAAACATTACCTTAAGGATCACCTGaaagttcatactggagagaaaccgtacacatgcactcagtgtgggaagagttttgcACATAAAGGCATCCTTAACGtgcacatgagagttcacaccggagagaaaccttataccTGCCacgagtgtggaaagagtttcacacggGCAGAGAGTGTAAAAGAACATCAACTACGAATTCACTCTAGAGAAAAGTCAAACTGTGATCAGTAA
- the LOC113041602 gene encoding gastrula zinc finger protein XlCGF8.2DB-like isoform X2 yields the protein MEKVSVGVTESVLSIRDQRSRNTHDSETSLSLLCYTDTQESHESTDQISAESLGSDGNAEEEQTALKKTCTVNLEDCRNLAKMKRETTADEERSDDDDVFIPSDLKEESEVLSEVEEMHQRQKPHEVLSEETSSTGHECGTSLVQEGQKPYKCPQCGRSFSQREQLEMHMNVHTGEKPFACHECGKSFTRQGSLNVHMRVHTGEKPFLCPQCGKSFSIKLYLKNHLKIHTGEKPYTCTECGRIFSQRGHLDTHMRSHTGEKPYSCQECGKSFTRQGRLNIHMRTHTGEKPFTCPECEKSFIGKHYLKDHLKVHTGEKPYTCTQCGKSFAHKGILNVHMRVHTGEKPYTCHECGKSFTRAESVKEHQLRIHSREKSNCDQ from the exons ATGGAAAAGGTTTCAGTGGGTGTGACTGAGTCAGTCTTGAGCATTAGAGATCAGAGATCCAGAAACACACATGACTCAGAGACCAGCCTCAGTTTACTTTGTTACACTGACACTCAAGAGAGTCATGAATCCACTGATCAGATCTCTGCAGAGTCTTTGGGTTCAGACGGTAATGCTGAAGAAGAGCAGACAGCACTTAAGAAGACATGCACAGTGAATCTGGAGGACTGCAGGAACCTAGCGAAGATGAAAAGAGAAACCACAGCTGATGAAGAACGgagcgatgatgatgatgtttttattccaTCAG ACTTAAAAGAGGAAAGTGAAGTGCTGAGTGAAGTGGAGGAGATGCATCAGCGTCAGAAACCTCATGAGGTTTTAAGTGAAGAAACGTCTTCCACAGGCCATGAATGTGGAACGAGTTTAGTTCAGGAAGGTCAAAAACCATACaaatgccctcagtgtggaaggaGTTTTTCACAAAGAGAACAGCTTGAAATGCATATGAAcgttcacaccggagagaaaccttttGCCTGCCAtgaatgtggaaagagtttcacacgtCAAGGAAGCCTTAATGTGCACATGAGAGtccatactggagagaaacctttcctGTGCcctcaatgtggaaagagtttcagtatTAAACTATATCTTAAGAATCACCTGAaaattcatactggagagaagccgtacacATGCACCGAGTGTGGGAGGATTTTCTCACAAAGAGGACACCTTGACACGCACATGAGAtctcacaccggagagaaaccttatTCGTGCCaagagtgtggaaagagtttcacacgcCAAGGAAGACTTAATATTCACATGAgaactcacactggagagaagccgttcaCGTGCCCTGAGTGTGAGAAGAGTTTCATTGGTAAACATTACCTTAAGGATCACCTGaaagttcatactggagagaaaccgtacacatgcactcagtgtgggaagagttttgcACATAAAGGCATCCTTAACGtgcacatgagagttcacaccggagagaaaccttataccTGCCacgagtgtggaaagagtttcacacggGCAGAGAGTGTAAAAGAACATCAACTACGAATTCACTCTAGAGAAAAGTCAAACTGTGATCAGTAA